AGCTTTAAGAAAAACGAAAAATTATGGCCTAGAAGCTAGAAAAATCAAAAAACCTTAAAATAAGGGTATTTAACGCGGATTAAAACCAAACTCTCAGATCGATCGCAAGATGCTAGCCGCTCTTTTATTCAAATCAGAAAATTTTTGTCTGCGGTCAGTCAATCTGAGAGAGGCTTAATCTATGTCTACTTCTACGGCTGAGTTTGGTTTAAAAGCAAACGGTATTGTACTTTATGGGAAAAGCGATAATTTTTAACTTTTTCTTAACTTTACAAAGAGATTGCTCTCAAAGATTCCTGATTTTGGTAAAAGCCAGTACAAAAAGAGCAAAAGGGGTAGAGAAAAGTTGGATCGGGCAAAATTTACAACTAAATTAACAATAGAGGTCAAAATTTACAACTAAATTAACAATAGATTACATCCGTTAAAACGTGCAACGGATCGCTACCTAGATGTTACAGTTCGGTTATATTCAAACGGTCGTTTAATTCGTTACAGCAGCCATAATCCCCTTTACGAAAAGCTTCTGTTGTGCCACAATCGAATGGCACTAAGTTAAGAGGATTTTCTTGGGATTGGGCACAAAGAATAAATAGTAGTAAAATAGACAACCGGATCGGAATTGCTATCCCTTATGCCTCGACAAGGGGTGATTTTTCTGCTTATCTTAGTGCTACTGATGGCAAATCGATCGGACAGCTAAGATCGGGCTTGATGTAAAGAAAATATTACAGATAGCAACAAAAAGACAACAATCTTAATTTCTAACTGTGGTTAGGAGGTAGGTAAATTATGACTTCACAAGCACTGAAGGACGCTTATATTATTGGCTCGCAGAACTTTCAAAATTGGAGTCCTGGGTACGATACATCAGGTTATTTAAAAGTTTTACCGCATCCAGATCAAAAAGTTGTCTATAAAGATCCTTTTAAAGATTGGCAGGAAGGTCGTGCGGGCAACTATTATTCCAGTTGGGGGCCACAAAAGGAATTGAATATCACCCTACGACTGGAAGATCTGGCCCAGGTTAAAATCGATGGATTTGGAACTGTTAAATCGGGAGATGGGATAATTCCCTGGCTGAACAACGAGAAAACGCCCTACGATCGTTTTAGAGGCTATAACGGGACAATACCCGGCCCGATGATCATTACGGAGCCAGGGGACACAATTAACATCAGACTGGAAAATTACTTAGAAGATTCAGCACTGGGAAAGCCGGTGACAACGAACTTACATACCCACGGACTGCACGTTTCGCCTGTTGGGTATGGAGATAACGTTCTGATACCAGTGAACCCAGGAGAAAGTTGGCCTGTCAGTATCAAGATTCCCGACAACCATTTTATCGGATTGGATTGGTATCACCCGCACCTGCACGGCAATACAAACGAAAAAGTTGCCTCCGGATTAGGCGGTAATTTGCTAATTGCACCTCCGCATGACCTGCCAGATCTAGCGAAATGGGACCCTACAGAGAGACCCATGTACTTTATGGCGCTTCAGACTTATGGAATCCAGCAAGTCGATCGCGTAGGTAGCGCCAACGATCCTTTAAACCAAGACCCTACAAAGGTAGTTCCTGCGGGTACGCCACTAGAAGTTTTAGGAAACGAAAACGGCGAAAATATTTACGAGCGATCGGATGCCTCTTTCATGGGTTACAATGCCAAACCTGCGGAAGGGAATTACGATCCCAAACAGCCGACAGGGGGAGCGCCTCCCTTATTTCCATATGGCGGCGGGCCGTTAGGAGAACCTGTCGAGAATATAATTCACACAGTTAACGGTCAATACAACCCCAGCCTGGATATTCAGACTGGTGCATGGAATCTGTTTACTTTTGCCAACATGGACAGCAATGCTTTCCACGTTATTCAATTAGTCAGAGATGACGGGCAAAATCTGATTCCTCAGCCAATGATATTGGTGGCTATTGATGGGGATTCTTCTGGAGTAGTAGCTGATAACAGAAGAGAATTAACAGAGCTGCCAATCTTAAGTTCTGGCCAAAGATTATCTATACAAACCTGGTTCGAGCAACCGGGAAAGTATTACTTCTTGTCAAATGCCACAAAAGAAATAATGGGGGATAATGCCCCATCACTTACTAAAGATAAGGGTTTCCAAGACGGTCACTTAATTTGGGGCTCGCAAGTTTTGGCAACCGTTGAAGTGGCCGGTAATCCCACGCCCAGGGGTGCTTTTCCGGAAATATATGACACTTTAGAAGAGCAAGCGCAGGAAATTGACGAACGGGTTGCAGCAGCGCGAAATGGTGAGTTCGATCGCCCCCGTACATTTACCTGGTCAGCTAACGCCGGTGGGGCGCTCGACTATTTAATCTCACAAGGTAATATACCACCTGTTCTCAAGGATACGGAAGTAGAGACATTCGAGGGAACTTATGGCATAAACGGGGAGTTTTTTGCCACCACATTTGCCGATAGCCAGGTTCCGCTCGCCATGCCAATGGTAGACTCAACGGAAGTATGGACGATCGAAAATATATCTGGCTTAAGCGATTCGTATCTTAAAGAGAAAGGTTTAGACCTTCCATTACGGGAATGGCATCCCTTCCACATTCACCAAAATGACTTTACAGTTCTCGAAATCAACGGTATCCCTGTCAGTGAAATCAAGAATGCTTACCTCGATGGCGTCTTGAGCGATACAGTTCTCATACCTCCCACCTACGATCCCAACAGTCCACCCACTCCAGAAAACCCCTACGGTACACCAGCATTTAATGGCGAGACATCCGAAGTCAAAATACTGATGAAGTTCGAGGACTTCCCCGGCACTTACGTAAATCACTGTCACATCCTCTTCCATGAAGATGCGGGGATGATGGCACCTGTGCGGGTAGTTCTGAATACCAAAGACACCTGGTTAGGTTTAGCAGCTGACGGTAACTCTACTGGACAAGTAAAGCTGCATCGGGCAAACGATCCGCTTCAAAGTATTGATTTGATGCCCTACGGGGACACTTTCAAAGGAGGAGTTGAACTCGCCATTGGCGATGTCCATTTCAAACAAGAAACTGGCAATCAAAACGTCACAGATAACGTCACAGATGTCATCACCGTACAGTCTAGTTTAGTTGGCGGTGAGACTAAGTTTACCGTGAAAGTATTTGATGGCAAAAAGCTGATCGAACAGCAAGAGAAAGGCATTCAGAAATTTAACGGTGATGATTCAGAACTACTTCTCGGTAAGTTAACTCCTTTCCAAAACGGGGCTATTGGGGCTAATACAAAGACATCCATCGCAACAGGCGATATCGATGGCGACGGTCACGCCGATATCATCGTGGGCGCTGCTGGGGATGGCAATCCGGTAATCGAAATTTACAGCGGTCTGGATTACCATCTGATGAATCGGATTAACCCATTTAGCTCCGAAACAAAGTTCGGTGGCACAATCAACCTAGCAGTTGGCGATGTCGATGGAAATAACTTTGACGACATTATTGTTAGCCAAGGTAAGGGCGGACGAGGGTTAGTAGAAATTTACAGCGGTCTGGCCATCAATAAAATGGGTAGCCTAGATGGCCAACAAACCGCAGCAGCAACAAAACTTCTCACCGAAACTTTCCAGCCTTACGGCGATTACAATGGTGATATTAAGGTGACATCCGGCTACGTACTCCAGCGACCAGATGCTCCGAATGGAGAGAACGTACAAACCTATCATGCCAATATCACCACAATGGCGGTGGGTGGCGTACCTCACGGTCACGAGGCAATCAAAATATTTACTCTGGTTGGAGGCGAAGGTCACGGCGAAGAGAGTGGCGGAATGCAAGCTGCACAAGGTCATCAGAGTGCCGAGGGAGGCGAAACTCAGGCCGCAGAAGGTGAGGAAATGGGTGTACCGGCAGTCCTGCGTATGGACACAGAGTTTACCCCTGATGGCAATATTCAAGAAATCTCTGGCACGTTTGCCGATATTGCTGGGTTATCTAAGGGCGAACCGATGATATTTGCTCTGGGCGCTTCCGGTCAGCCTGAATTAATTCGCCTCCAGGAAAAGAATATCGCTCAATCCCTGAATAGCTCATCCAATTTCCGTCTGGAAACTACTGGCGATGACGTAATTTATGGGGATACCGGTTTTAACAACCTAAAGGGCGATCGAGGTAACGACTCCATATACGGTCTCTCCTCTGATGATGAGATCAACGGCAACCAGGGTCAAGATATGCTCTCTGGTGGTAGGGGCAAAGATACGGTGCGCGGCGGTAGGGATAACGACCAAGTTTTTGGCAATCAAGAGGATGATGTATGTTACGGTGACGTAGGCGACGATACAGTGCGCGGCGGTAAGGATAACGACTTGGTTTTTGGCAATGAAGGCCAAGATGTTCTTTACGGCGATCAGGGCGACGATACCGTGCGCGGCGGTAAGGGTAATGACCAGGTTTTCGGTAATGAAGGCCAGGATGTCCTTTACGGCGATCGGGGCGACGATTTAGTGCGCGGCGGTAAGGGTAATGATTGGGTTTATGGGAATGACGGTCAGGACATTCTTTACGGGGATTTGGGCAACGATAGTGTCTATGGAGGCAAACAAAACGATACTCTGATTGGGGGGTCTGGGGATGACTTGCTCAGCGGCGATATCGGCAACGATCTTTTGATCGGTGAGGATGGGAAGGATCGTTTTGTTTTAACATATGGTATTGGTACTGACACCATCCAAGACTTCAAAAAAGGTGAAGATTTGATGGTTTTAAGCAACGGTCTGACTTTTCAGCAGCTTACCATTACCCAAAGCAACGGTGCGGCTTTGATTCAGATTACCAGTACCAAAGAAGTCTTGGCTTCTCTGACTGGTATTCAAGCTAGTGCGATCGCATCTACGGATTTCGTTTTAGGTTAGTCGTAATGGTAAAGGTGAAAGGTTTTCTATCAAAAGGCTTTCACTAAAAGCCTCATCAAAAAAAGGGAGAGGAATTTTTGATTTCCTTTCCCTTTTGCGTTTTTCCTATCTCCTTCAATTAACGGGAAATGGCGTATTCAACAAGTTGAGCCATTCTTTGTCGCAACGTTTCCAAACCTAAACGATCGCACGCTGAAATAAACACCGCTTGGGGATACTCTTCTTGCGCCAGCGCCAGTGTCTCGCTATCGACTCGATCGATCTTATTAAATGCAATCAAAGCGGGGCCGGGAGTTACCGGCATATCCGATAAAATTGCCATAACCGATCGAATTTGACTTTGCCATGCGGGATGGGAAAGATCCACCACATGAAGCAAGGCGTCAGCTTCCGTGACTTCTTCTAAGGTGGCGCGGAAAGCATCCATCAATGCGGGAGGCAATTCGTGGATGAATCCTACTGTGTCGGTGACGACTATTGGTAGGGGTTCGTCGCTACTGCTGGGAACGATCAAGCGTCGCGTGGTGGGGTCGAGGGTAGCGAATAGTTGGTCGGCTGTATAAACTTCGGCATTTGTCAATACATTTAATAATGTAGATTTGCCGGCGTTGGTATATCCAACTAAAGCGATCGATGGTACTTCTTTGTGCTGGCGATTTTGTCTGAGTCGCGATCGATGTGCTTGCAGTTGGTTGACTTCTTGCTGCAATCTGGCGATACGCCGCCCAATGGCACGGCGTTCTGTTTCCAGTTTAGTTTCTCCCGGCCCCCTCGTACCGATACCGCCGCCTAACCGAGACATTGCCTGACCTCTCCCAGTCAGTCGCGGTAGCATATATTCTAACTGGGCTAGTTCGACTTGCAGTTTCCCCGCACCGGATTGAGCGCGTTGGGCAAAGATGTCTAGAATTACTTCAGTGCGATCGACTACCCGAATCCCGATTTGAGTTTCCAGGTTGCGAATTTGTGCGGGTGAAAGGTCGCGATCGAATACGATTAAATTTGCTCCCAATGTTTGGGCGGTGAGGGCGATTTCTTGCACTTTTCCTTCACCGACAACTGTTTGAGGATGCAGGCGGGGACGTTTTTGGGATACGGTCTGCAATACTTCTCCGCCGGCGGTATCCACCAAACGCGCTAATTCGTTGAGCGTGTTTTGGAATTCTTCCTGGGTCATGCGATCGGTCATTACCCCTACTAGCAAGACGCGATCGCGATCCAATTCTACTTGCTGTGCGACAAATTCCCGCTCGAACTCAGCTTCCAGACTGTTCACCAGTTCCAGAAAATCTTGCTTGCACAGCACTTCCAAACTCATCGGCGACGATACAGTCCAAGCATTTTGGGGATGCAAAACTTCACCGGAGTCGTCGTCTGTCGGGATAGTATTGGGGATAAGATGTGCGAGATAGCTTTCTTTGACGTAGCCAAAAGCTCCCCCGCCGCGCCGTTCAAATCCCGATCCGCTTACTGTTAAAATAACGAGAGCGTCTAAACGCTGAATTGCCATTGCGGTTAAAGCGACTTCGTTCGGGATTTCCGATTTGAGTTGGGTCGCGATGCAGCGAATACCGCTCAATCGTTCTGCACCGTAACGGGGTAGTTCCAGGGGTGGAATTTGTGTTTGTCGGGGAGTTCCCACGCCTACGCGAATCACCTGTCCCCGACGATTGAGGTAAGCGCACACCGGTTGGTTGATGTCGGTGCTGATGTCACCCAAGCGCTCGGCAAATTCGGGCGTAGTGATGCGATCGCCCGGTAAGCGCTGATGGTACAGCTTTTGCAACTGTTTTAGCTCACTGGATTTTAAACCTTGAAGGTTGCCGTAAATCGTTTCGATAATAGTTCTGGTTCCTTAAATTGGTCGAAGATTGTTTACTCGTCTATTTTAACTAATAGTAGGGAAGTGCTTCTACTCTGTGGGAGAGATTGGAATGGATCTCTTTTTCCTGAAAGGTCTGACGAGCTGACGCAGTATTTTCCTGCACTGTGACTCTTCTTTTCCTAATGCCCTGTTATAGCTGCGATATGCTTCGTCATGACGTCCCAGGTGAGACAATGCAGCACCTCGGAAAGTCCAAGCTTCTTTGTCTTCTGGTAAAATTTCTATAGCTTTGTTACAGCTACATAGAGCTTCTTCATAACGTTTTAGATGAATCAGCACAACGCCTCGGAAAACCCAAGCCGCACGGTAATCGGGTTGCATTTCTATGGCTTTATCGAAGCTGGCGAGTGCTTCTTCATAGCGACCTAAATCAGCCAGTGTTTCGCCTTGTTTGTACCAAAGATTATGGTTTTCGGACTGATTACCCTGGTTTTTATCGCTATTAGCATTAGCCTTCTCATAGCGGTCTAAGCTAGTCATAAGAGTTTTCCACTGCAAAGGTGGTTTTAAGAATCCATTGAATTGATTTTACTAGAGAGGCGATCGCATCTAGCGCGATCGCACCCAATTTACTCACCGCCTGACTGCGGCAGGTATTAACTGACAGTAGCAGGTATTGCTGTTAATTGGCGTGGGTGAGCCTTATTTGACCAATTTTCTACCGAATCTCGTTCGGGTTAAAACTTTTCCAGTTTGAGGAATGGCAAGATTCATCGGGTTGTCTGCGACCTTAATAGATAGATGCTCCAATCCAATTTTAGCTAAGTCTGGACAGGACGATCGCTCCCGACACCCCTAAAGATTTTGGATTTTGGATTTTGGATTTTGGATTGGCTGGACAATACTCGGACAAAGCTGGATATTCGGTGAAATTTCTTGATGATTATACTTGAAATTGTATGCTTTACCCGCATTCTTCCGGACAAATAATTCTAGGATAAACCTGCTTGTAATAATCACCTTGTCCGCCATAACCGGGTTTGATATATTCCTCGAAATATTTTTCCAGACCAGTTACGAACAGAATATTTATTTTGTCTTTGTTTGGTAAGTTGTCAATAATATCGTAAAAGTTACTGATGGGTTGCTCCAATCGCAAAACTTCAATATTTTTTTTGGGTATATCCTCGCGAACTCTTTTAATCAGACGCTCTCCTTCGGCTGGAGAACAGCGGACAAAGATTAATCCAAAGCCGTCTATCCAACTCAGAGAACGCACTAATGCTTCGTATTCTTCTTCTGGGTCTGCTGGTAAATCTTTGTCCCAGTCAATTAAAGTTTCTGTCATATCTGATTGCAAGCTTCTTTAAATTCATCAATCCCCTTAATTAAGGGATGAACATCGTACCAACGTTTAATTTCTTGCTGTTCCAAATAGCGATATTCTAAAAGACAGCGACTAAACAACAAGTTGCGATGCAGCTCATCATTTAGGATTCGCTTCGAGAGCGAAACTTTAGTCATTGGCGAAGATTTTCCACTATATCGCTACCCTAATTAAACTATAAATGATTAGGTACGCTAAGTGAACTTGCTCCGATCGCACTTCTCCATTCCTTCACATTTCTTTGCAATTCCTTCGATAACCAACCATCAAAGTAGGGATAAACTGGCAAACGCGCCACCAATTCCCACCCCGCAGGCGATAAAATTTGTTGCAATTTCTGATATTCTGGATGCGGATAATCGGGATTTACTTCATCTATTGGCCCGATACCTCCCAAATCTCGCGCACCTGCATCTAAGCACGCTAATAACCAACTTGGTTCTTTCACCAAATTGGGTGGAATTTGTATAGTAATATCTGATGGTAATATCTGACGAGCTTTGGCTATTAGTTCTGGTAATTGATGCGGGTCAAAAGGTGGGGCATCAAAAGTTTGTTGGCTGCCGGGACTGTGGGGTTGTAAAATTACTTCTTGGATGTTATGATAGCGTTGGTGAATGTGTGAAATTGCCTCTAAAGTTTCCCAGCGATCGCCTGAACTCTCCCCGATTCCCAAGAGCAAGCCAGTGGTAAATGGAATCGCTAACTCTCCTGCCCATTCTAACTGTTGCAGGCGGTATTCGGGTATTTTACTGGGAGCGTGTTTGTGAACGGTATTCAACAGCTTGGGTGTTAGTTGTTCTAACATTAACCCCATCGAGACATTCACATTTTTGAGTTTGGCCATTTCTTCACAACTGAGCGGCCCAACATTGGTGTGAGGTAAAAATCCCATTGATAGCGCCAGTTGGCACAAATCGTAGATAAGTTGAAACCAAGCTTGTCGCCGTGACGAACGGGGATGAACTTCGCCGCTGAGGATGAGAATTTCGCAAATGCCTTTATCTTGGAGGGATTTTAGCAGAATTTCCGCATCTGGTAAAGTCAGCCACGGACTTTTACCGGGGTCGAACCGAAAATTGCAGTAAGCACATCTATTAAAGCATTCATAAGTCGGCACGAGGGTGTAGGCTGGGCTGTAGGTGACAGTGCGAGAAACGGGTGATGCCAT
This Aerosakkonema funiforme FACHB-1375 DNA region includes the following protein-coding sequences:
- the hflX gene encoding GTPase HflX — translated: METIYGNLQGLKSSELKQLQKLYHQRLPGDRITTPEFAERLGDISTDINQPVCAYLNRRGQVIRVGVGTPRQTQIPPLELPRYGAERLSGIRCIATQLKSEIPNEVALTAMAIQRLDALVILTVSGSGFERRGGGAFGYVKESYLAHLIPNTIPTDDDSGEVLHPQNAWTVSSPMSLEVLCKQDFLELVNSLEAEFEREFVAQQVELDRDRVLLVGVMTDRMTQEEFQNTLNELARLVDTAGGEVLQTVSQKRPRLHPQTVVGEGKVQEIALTAQTLGANLIVFDRDLSPAQIRNLETQIGIRVVDRTEVILDIFAQRAQSGAGKLQVELAQLEYMLPRLTGRGQAMSRLGGGIGTRGPGETKLETERRAIGRRIARLQQEVNQLQAHRSRLRQNRQHKEVPSIALVGYTNAGKSTLLNVLTNAEVYTADQLFATLDPTTRRLIVPSSSDEPLPIVVTDTVGFIHELPPALMDAFRATLEEVTEADALLHVVDLSHPAWQSQIRSVMAILSDMPVTPGPALIAFNKIDRVDSETLALAQEEYPQAVFISACDRLGLETLRQRMAQLVEYAISR
- a CDS encoding tetratricopeptide repeat protein; translation: MTSLDRYEKANANSDKNQGNQSENHNLWYKQGETLADLGRYEEALASFDKAIEMQPDYRAAWVFRGVVLIHLKRYEEALCSCNKAIEILPEDKEAWTFRGAALSHLGRHDEAYRSYNRALGKEESQCRKILRQLVRPFRKKRSIPISPTE
- a CDS encoding multicopper oxidase domain-containing protein, coding for MTSQALKDAYIIGSQNFQNWSPGYDTSGYLKVLPHPDQKVVYKDPFKDWQEGRAGNYYSSWGPQKELNITLRLEDLAQVKIDGFGTVKSGDGIIPWLNNEKTPYDRFRGYNGTIPGPMIITEPGDTINIRLENYLEDSALGKPVTTNLHTHGLHVSPVGYGDNVLIPVNPGESWPVSIKIPDNHFIGLDWYHPHLHGNTNEKVASGLGGNLLIAPPHDLPDLAKWDPTERPMYFMALQTYGIQQVDRVGSANDPLNQDPTKVVPAGTPLEVLGNENGENIYERSDASFMGYNAKPAEGNYDPKQPTGGAPPLFPYGGGPLGEPVENIIHTVNGQYNPSLDIQTGAWNLFTFANMDSNAFHVIQLVRDDGQNLIPQPMILVAIDGDSSGVVADNRRELTELPILSSGQRLSIQTWFEQPGKYYFLSNATKEIMGDNAPSLTKDKGFQDGHLIWGSQVLATVEVAGNPTPRGAFPEIYDTLEEQAQEIDERVAAARNGEFDRPRTFTWSANAGGALDYLISQGNIPPVLKDTEVETFEGTYGINGEFFATTFADSQVPLAMPMVDSTEVWTIENISGLSDSYLKEKGLDLPLREWHPFHIHQNDFTVLEINGIPVSEIKNAYLDGVLSDTVLIPPTYDPNSPPTPENPYGTPAFNGETSEVKILMKFEDFPGTYVNHCHILFHEDAGMMAPVRVVLNTKDTWLGLAADGNSTGQVKLHRANDPLQSIDLMPYGDTFKGGVELAIGDVHFKQETGNQNVTDNVTDVITVQSSLVGGETKFTVKVFDGKKLIEQQEKGIQKFNGDDSELLLGKLTPFQNGAIGANTKTSIATGDIDGDGHADIIVGAAGDGNPVIEIYSGLDYHLMNRINPFSSETKFGGTINLAVGDVDGNNFDDIIVSQGKGGRGLVEIYSGLAINKMGSLDGQQTAAATKLLTETFQPYGDYNGDIKVTSGYVLQRPDAPNGENVQTYHANITTMAVGGVPHGHEAIKIFTLVGGEGHGEESGGMQAAQGHQSAEGGETQAAEGEEMGVPAVLRMDTEFTPDGNIQEISGTFADIAGLSKGEPMIFALGASGQPELIRLQEKNIAQSLNSSSNFRLETTGDDVIYGDTGFNNLKGDRGNDSIYGLSSDDEINGNQGQDMLSGGRGKDTVRGGRDNDQVFGNQEDDVCYGDVGDDTVRGGKDNDLVFGNEGQDVLYGDQGDDTVRGGKGNDQVFGNEGQDVLYGDRGDDLVRGGKGNDWVYGNDGQDILYGDLGNDSVYGGKQNDTLIGGSGDDLLSGDIGNDLLIGEDGKDRFVLTYGIGTDTIQDFKKGEDLMVLSNGLTFQQLTITQSNGAALIQITSTKEVLASLTGIQASAIASTDFVLG
- the cofG gene encoding 7,8-didemethyl-8-hydroxy-5-deazariboflavin synthase subunit CofG, with the protein product MASPVSRTVTYSPAYTLVPTYECFNRCAYCNFRFDPGKSPWLTLPDAEILLKSLQDKGICEILILSGEVHPRSSRRQAWFQLIYDLCQLALSMGFLPHTNVGPLSCEEMAKLKNVNVSMGLMLEQLTPKLLNTVHKHAPSKIPEYRLQQLEWAGELAIPFTTGLLLGIGESSGDRWETLEAISHIHQRYHNIQEVILQPHSPGSQQTFDAPPFDPHQLPELIAKARQILPSDITIQIPPNLVKEPSWLLACLDAGARDLGGIGPIDEVNPDYPHPEYQKLQQILSPAGWELVARLPVYPYFDGWLSKELQRNVKEWRSAIGASSLSVPNHL